From the Micromonospora lupini genome, one window contains:
- a CDS encoding ABC transporter permease, whose protein sequence is MSALSLRPARHAVPGVFVALALTLVIGWLVVLLDGGQLFNQSTTVSLLHVAAGLGLVAVGQTLVILGGSLDLSVAFVISLSTLVAAEAMNGSDGAMLPAIGLALAVSAAVGLLNGVLVTKVRINAFIATLGVGLLLKGYLDNGYDGPAGESAPALVRTLGYQRVGPVPVSFVLLLAVTAAAWFALSRTRFGHHLVAVGGDPEVARLSGVRNDRVLITAHVLCSLCAGLAGVYLASRLGSGAPRVGTEGLYDLESIAAVVLGGTALAGGRGGVLGTVGGVLLLASIDAVFNQLEVDAFFKQVIRGVIIIAAVAVYARRAMRKAGS, encoded by the coding sequence GTGAGCGCCCTGTCGCTTCGTCCGGCCCGACACGCCGTACCGGGTGTGTTCGTGGCCCTGGCCCTCACCCTGGTCATCGGCTGGCTTGTCGTCCTGCTCGACGGCGGGCAGCTCTTCAACCAGTCGACGACTGTGAGTCTGCTGCACGTCGCCGCCGGCCTCGGGCTCGTCGCCGTCGGGCAGACCCTGGTCATCCTCGGCGGTTCGCTCGACCTCTCCGTGGCGTTCGTGATCAGTCTGAGCACGCTCGTGGCGGCCGAGGCGATGAACGGCAGCGACGGCGCGATGCTCCCGGCGATCGGGCTCGCGCTCGCGGTCAGCGCCGCCGTCGGGCTGCTCAACGGGGTGCTGGTCACCAAGGTGCGGATCAACGCGTTCATCGCGACCCTCGGCGTCGGGTTGCTGCTCAAGGGCTACCTCGACAACGGCTACGACGGCCCGGCCGGCGAGAGCGCACCGGCTCTCGTACGTACGCTCGGATATCAGCGGGTCGGTCCGGTCCCGGTGTCCTTCGTGCTGCTGCTCGCCGTGACCGCGGCGGCCTGGTTCGCGCTGTCGCGGACCCGCTTCGGCCACCACCTGGTGGCCGTCGGCGGCGATCCGGAGGTCGCCCGGCTCTCCGGCGTCCGCAACGACCGGGTCCTCATCACCGCCCACGTGCTGTGCTCCCTCTGCGCCGGTCTGGCCGGTGTCTACCTGGCCAGTCGACTCGGCTCCGGTGCCCCACGGGTGGGCACCGAGGGGCTCTACGACCTGGAGTCGATCGCCGCGGTGGTGCTCGGCGGCACCGCTCTCGCGGGCGGGCGTGGGGGAGTCCTCGGCACGGTCGGCGGCGTGCTGCTGCTCGCCAGCATCGACGCGGTCTTCAACCAGCTCGAGGTGGACGCGTTCTTCAAGCAGGTGATCCGCGGCGTGATCATCATCGCCGCCGTCGCCGTCTACGCCCGACGGGCCATGCGAAAGGCGGGGTCCTGA